From Rissa tridactyla isolate bRisTri1 chromosome 7, bRisTri1.patW.cur.20221130, whole genome shotgun sequence, a single genomic window includes:
- the ZNF804A gene encoding zinc finger protein 804A: protein MECYYIVISSAHLSNGHFRNIKGVFRGPLSKNGNKTLDYAEKKNTIAKALEDLKANFYCELCDKQYYKHQEFDNHINSYDHAHKQRLKELKQREFARNVASKSRKDERKQEKALQRLHKLAELRKETTCAPGSGPMFKSTTVTVRDHCNDIPQSAAIDSDNKQDFSCTLMHDAQNCKDVASVISSTPGNACSNKSKANKCGDQVQGAQGHRVGFSFAFPKKAAIKLESSAAVFYEYNDETSVEHGLSRRSRFVPGACNLQSPSAAEIVLCPEEKHNCFHPLVEKCIDTAEAPEAQESKELVSEESRVLESPALTPAVSHSKQLVSSDMDVYGINVSAADLPDQMLPTVADSAQVLPLGCSSYELQANRALAQAVVEDCLSLQDGAGENDKDRNSDSSTVETEIKRLVADALVPSPSEEGGSGASQSKPDMRKRPCEPFVPVLSKHGSNILQWPSEMLIYTSTDPSISYSCNPLYFDFKSSRASDRQEKPKHQPDLPLLHHKTESNHSLVSDFINKPTSDCSCYKTEMNKNVCNYTIPLVSDVSLIRNCDLAKNQNKVSLDEPFRIRKIEKLHISKSHLRQNTVIDEKYNKAWIKESRDKWLRRSRKRKRRRKLCHYHHHCGDATAAEIEMSSVTEKEISYRDENKYQHLQNNPEKCRHDAGNIWLATGEIQQSHQKLGIENGPERVMSASDHVHGDRGWCGIWSAKSSSQHHGCKRLHRKSKTHSQRQAKKLASSSRRHNLRCSKTCCTWKVRRSSFSPERKCLGHCSEEKSPSQNQSIKRGYNVLTEEPEKSHRKRRQYNYSSSSEESSYRQKLPAEGYLRQACTLGTHHKAKGKRRRRKTRTHHVFCDRNTRSETSRPSKENSANSTLNILGDFLTQDSLDEATVDPKADHAKDTDETMQLEESKLSVETDSSHMPENNKLTACSAMDDGPGIFSDVVAGSAASLPEHSAPAAAGTQGALQDEKKKENVNSHENQARYKVLLPNKHLEQVPSKSYLCHYELAESLPHEKMNEVTHEWVQCSPAIFSSPPALPFKEAHVNSHTFLTTEQLIAPFTVPNQTLIFPPDNQEKFKDLPSEAYQQIMPQNMLASKGKFTFPPPAIQPPNSPLQPLPLQPPLCSTSVTTIHHTILQQHAAASTLKVLQPHQQFLSQVPALSRAPLPHLPVGPRLCPGGHAAFVAPPHLPLLPPSVLHPAQLAFPPLPHTIFPSLLSPHAAVIPLQPLF, encoded by the exons AGACTAAAGGAACTGAAACAGAGGGAGTTTGCTCGAAACGTAGCATCTAAGTCACgaaaagatgaaaggaaacaagaaaaagccCTTCAACGTTTGCACAAGCTAGCTGAGCTAAGGAAAGAGACGACGTG tGCTCCTGGAAGCGGCCCTATGTTCAAATCCACTACAGTGACTGTGAGAGATCATTGCAATGATATCCCACAAAGTGCTGCCATAGATTCTGACAACAAACAAGATTTCAGCTGTACATTAATGCACGATGCACAGAATTGTAAAGACGTTGCTTCTGTTATTTCTTCCACTCCTGGAAATGCATGTAGTAATAAATCCAAGGCTAACAAATGTGGAGATCAGGTACAAGGAGCTCAAGGACATAgagttgggttttcttttgcttttcctaagAAAGCAGCAATCAAACTGGAgtcttcagctgctgttttctATGAATATAATGATGAAACATCTGTGGAGCACGGACTTAGCAGAAGAAGTAGGTTTGTTCCAGGAGCGTGTAACCTTCAGTCGCCTTCAGCGGCAGAAATAGTCCTGTGCCCTGAGGAGAAACATAACTGCTTTCACCCACTGGTGGAAAAATGCATAGACACAGCAGAAGCTCCTGAAGCTCAGGAGTCAAAAGAGCTGGTCAGTGAAGAAAGCAGGGTGCTAGAGTCTCCCGCATTAACTCCTGCTGTGTCCCATTCAAAGCAGCTGGTGTCCTCGGACATGGATGTCTATGGTATTAATGTAAGTGCAGCAGACTTACCGGACCAAATGCTGCCCACGGTGGCAGACAGTGCTCaggtcctgcccctgggctgcagcagttACGAGCTGCAGGCAAACAGGGCTCTTGCACAGGCGGTTGTGGAGGATTGTTTATCTCTGCAGGATGGTGCAGGGGAAAATGATAAAGACAGGAACAGTGACTCATCCACagttgaaactgaaataaaaaggctGGTGGCAGATGCATTAGTTCCATCACCATCTGAAGAAGGTGGTAGTGGAGCCTCGCAAAGCAAACCAGACATGCGGAAGAGACCTTGTGAACCCTTTGTTCCTGTTCTTAGCAAACATGGATCAAATATTCTTCAGTGGCCATCGGAAATGTTAATTTACACAAGTACAGACCCATCAATTTCTTACAGCTGTAATCCTTTATATTTTGATTTCAAGTCATCAAGAGCAAGTGACAGACAAGAAAAGCCCAAGCATCAGCCAGACTTACCTCTTTTGCACCATAAAACTGAATCCAACCATAGCTTAGTCTCGGATTTTATAAATAAACCTACTTCAGATTGTAGTTgttacaaaacagaaatgaataaaaatgtgtgCAACTATACAATACCCCTTGTAAGTGATGTGTCCCTTATCAGAAATTGTGATCTtgcaaaaaatcaaaataaagtgTCCTTGGATGAGCCGTTCAGGATTAGAAAAATTGAGAAGCTTCACATTTCTAAAAGTCACTTGCGACAAAACACTGTGATAGATGAGAAATATAACAAAGCGTGGATCAAAGAAAGCCGTGACAAATGGCTTCGCAGAAGTAGAAAacggaaaaggagaagaaaattatgtCATTATCATCATCACTGTGGGGACGCTACAGCAGCAGAAATTGAAATGTCCTCagtgactgaaaaagaaattagttacagagatgaaaataaatatcagCACCTCCAAAATAATCCAGAGAAGTGCAGACATGATGCAGGGAATATCTGGCTAGCTACAGGTGAGATACAGCAGTCACATCAAAAACTTGGCATTGAAAATGGTCCTGAGAGAGTCATGTCTGCATCAGATCATGTACATGGGGACAGAGGCTGGTGTGGCATTTGGAGTGCAAAAAGTAGCAGCCAACACCATGGTTGTAAACGACTGCACAGAAAGAGCAAAACACACTCTCAGAGACAGGCAAAGAAGCTGGCATCGAGTTCCAGGAGGCACAATTTAAGGTGTTCTAAAACCTGTTGTACCTGGAAAGTCAGGAGGTCAAGCTTCAGCCCAGAGCGTAAATGCTTAGGACACTGCAGTGAGGAGAAGAGTCCAAGTCAAAACCAGTCCATAAAGAGAGGTTACAACGTTCTGACAGAGGAACCTGAAAAATCCCACCGCAAGCGGAGACAGTATAACTATTCCTCTTCATCAGAGGAAAGCTCATACAGACAGAAATTACCAGCAGAGGGATATCTAAGGCAAGCATGTACTTTAGGTACACATCACAAGGCAAAAGGGAAACGCAGGAGAAGGAAAACTAGAACCCATCACGTGTTTTGTGACAGGAACACAAGAAGTGAGACCTCCAGACCTTCCAAAGAAAATTCTGCAAATTCTACATTAAATATTCTGGGGGACTTCTTGACTCAAGACAGTCTAGACGAAGCTACTGTAGATCCCAAAGCTGATCATGCAAAAGATACGGATGAGACAATGCAGCTGGAGGAAAGTAAGTTATCTGTAGAAACTGATAGTTCACACATGCCAGAAAACAACAAACTGACAGCGTGCTCAGCGATGGATGATGGTCCGGGTATATTTTCTGATGTCGTCGCAggttctgctgcttctcttcctgagcacagtgctccagcagctgccggcacacaGGGTGCTCtgcaagatgaaaagaaaaaagaaaatgtcaacagTCATGAAAATCAAGCTCGTTACAAAGTTCTCCTCCCCAACAAACATTTGGAACAAGTTCCTTCTAAATCCTATCTTTGCCATTATGAACTGGCCGAATCTCTACCACATGAGAAAATGAATGAGGTGACACATGAATGGGTACAGTGTAGTCCTGCCATATTTAGCAGCCCACCAGCCTTGCCATTCAAAGAAGCACATGTAAACAGTCATACCTTTTTAACTACCGAGCAGTTAATAGCCCCCTTCACCGTGCCCAATCAGACATTGATATTCCCTCCGGATAACCAGGAAAAATTCAAAGATCTCCCATCTGAGGCGTATCAGCAGATCATGCCACAAAACATGCTGGCCAGCAAAGGGAAGTtcaccttccctcccccagcGATCCAGCCCCCGAACTCCCCGCTACAGCCCTTACCCTTGCAGCCACCGCTGTGTTCTACCTCTGTAACCACCATCCATCACACCATCCTACAGCAGCACGCTGCCGCCAGTACGTTGAAGgttctccagccccaccagcagtTCCTTTCACAGGTCCCAGCTCTTTCCAGAGCGCCTTTACCTCATCTACCAGTAGGACCTAGGCTTTGTCCAGGAGGCCACGCAGCTTTCGTCGCCCCGCCACATTTGCCGCTGCTGCCACCCTCCGTCCTGCACCCGGCCCAGCTGGCGTTTCCCCCACTGCCGCACACCATCTTCCCATCCCTGCTGTCTCCGCACGCGGCTGTCATTCCCCTGCAGCCACTCTTTTAG